A stretch of the Aphis gossypii isolate Hap1 chromosome 2, ASM2018417v2, whole genome shotgun sequence genome encodes the following:
- the LOC114132756 gene encoding presenilins-associated rhomboid-like protein, mitochondrial isoform X1 yields the protein MIISQNRLWFYYIVSIKSAVQLRKLSVPAHTLLARRTFNRPNHNLKRFQSQSNSLLGPSLFCISVCTGTVVLASIIQYERLHVSVKQISAFEFYRNAIKGNDESLISKLKNNINKLKLSEKVFGTIFLLNAIVLLAWQVPQWQHIMIKYFMTDALARKIPVSSLLLSAFSHSSPVHFFFNMYALYTFCQGVIQPWGDMGPEEFTAMYISGCVVSSLASIMFRRSFKVPGNSLGASGAILSVVGYFSLSHPDQKLSIIFLPNIQFDAIHALTGIISLDIMGLILRWQMFDHAAHLGGTLFGIFWYKYMSTYVWANRRYIVKNWITLKKIIQQVKDK from the exons ATGATAATATCACAGAATAGATTgtggttttattatatagtaag tattaagtcAGCTGTTCAGCTGCGGAAATTATCAGTGCCTGCTCATACTCTCCTTGCAAGGAGAACATTCAATCGgccaaatcataatttaaagagATTTCAAAGTCAATCAAATTCTCTTTTAGGACCatctttattttgtatatct GTTTGCACTGGTACTGTTGTGTTAGCATCTATTATTCAATATGAACGACTTCATGTTAGTGTTAAGCAAATCAGTGCCTTTGAATTTTACAGAAATGCCATTAAAGGAAATGATGAG agTCTTATTtccaagttaaaaaataatatcaataaactaaaactatCAGAGAAAGTATTTGgtaccatatttttattaaatgccaTTGTTTTACTTGCATGGCAAGTACCTCAATGGCAACATATCatgatcaaatattttatgactgaTGCACTTGCTA gaaaAATTCCTGTGTCGTCACTGCTTCTAAGTGCATTCAGCCACAGTTCTCCAgtacatttcttttttaatatgtatgctctttatacattttgtcaag GTGTGATCCAGCCATGGGGTGATATGGGACCTGAAGAATTTACTGCAATGTATATAAGTGGTTGTGTTGTTTCATCATTGGCTAGTATTATGTTTAGACGAAGCTTTAAAGTTCCAGGAAATAGTTTAGGTGCT TCTGGTGCTATATTATCGGTTGTTGGATACTTTTCATTATCTCATCCTGATCAaaaattgagtataatatttttaccaaatattcaatttgatGCAATTCAT GCATTAACTGGTATAATATCGTTAGACATAATGGGATTAATTTTGAGGTGGCAAATGTTCGACCATGCAGCTCATTTAGGAGGAACATTATTTGGAAT ATTTTGGTACAAATATATGTCAACCTATGTATGGGCTAATCGAAGATATATTGTCAAAAACTggataactttaaaaaaaattattcaacaagTCAAAGATAAatga
- the LOC114132756 gene encoding presenilins-associated rhomboid-like protein, mitochondrial isoform X2, translating into MSCLLSKLCSIKSAVQLRKLSVPAHTLLARRTFNRPNHNLKRFQSQSNSLLGPSLFCISVCTGTVVLASIIQYERLHVSVKQISAFEFYRNAIKGNDESLISKLKNNINKLKLSEKVFGTIFLLNAIVLLAWQVPQWQHIMIKYFMTDALARKIPVSSLLLSAFSHSSPVHFFFNMYALYTFCQGVIQPWGDMGPEEFTAMYISGCVVSSLASIMFRRSFKVPGNSLGASGAILSVVGYFSLSHPDQKLSIIFLPNIQFDAIHALTGIISLDIMGLILRWQMFDHAAHLGGTLFGIFWYKYMSTYVWANRRYIVKNWITLKKIIQQVKDK; encoded by the exons atgagttGCCTCCTTAGTAAATTGTGCAG tattaagtcAGCTGTTCAGCTGCGGAAATTATCAGTGCCTGCTCATACTCTCCTTGCAAGGAGAACATTCAATCGgccaaatcataatttaaagagATTTCAAAGTCAATCAAATTCTCTTTTAGGACCatctttattttgtatatct GTTTGCACTGGTACTGTTGTGTTAGCATCTATTATTCAATATGAACGACTTCATGTTAGTGTTAAGCAAATCAGTGCCTTTGAATTTTACAGAAATGCCATTAAAGGAAATGATGAG agTCTTATTtccaagttaaaaaataatatcaataaactaaaactatCAGAGAAAGTATTTGgtaccatatttttattaaatgccaTTGTTTTACTTGCATGGCAAGTACCTCAATGGCAACATATCatgatcaaatattttatgactgaTGCACTTGCTA gaaaAATTCCTGTGTCGTCACTGCTTCTAAGTGCATTCAGCCACAGTTCTCCAgtacatttcttttttaatatgtatgctctttatacattttgtcaag GTGTGATCCAGCCATGGGGTGATATGGGACCTGAAGAATTTACTGCAATGTATATAAGTGGTTGTGTTGTTTCATCATTGGCTAGTATTATGTTTAGACGAAGCTTTAAAGTTCCAGGAAATAGTTTAGGTGCT TCTGGTGCTATATTATCGGTTGTTGGATACTTTTCATTATCTCATCCTGATCAaaaattgagtataatatttttaccaaatattcaatttgatGCAATTCAT GCATTAACTGGTATAATATCGTTAGACATAATGGGATTAATTTTGAGGTGGCAAATGTTCGACCATGCAGCTCATTTAGGAGGAACATTATTTGGAAT ATTTTGGTACAAATATATGTCAACCTATGTATGGGCTAATCGAAGATATATTGTCAAAAACTggataactttaaaaaaaattattcaacaagTCAAAGATAAatga
- the LOC114132756 gene encoding presenilins-associated rhomboid-like protein, mitochondrial isoform X3, with translation MIISQNRLWFYYIVSIKSAVQLRKLSVPAHTLLARRTFNRPNHNLKRFQSQSNSLLGPSLFCISVCTGTVVLASIIQYERLHVSVKQISAFEFYRNAIKGNDESLISKLKNNINKLKLSEKVFGTIFLLNAIVLLAWQVPQWQHIMIKYFMTDALARKIPVSSLLLSAFSHSSPVHFFFNMYALYTFCQGVIQPWGDMGPEEFTAMYISGCVVSSLASIMFRRSFKVPGNSLGASGAILSVVGYFSLSHPDQKLSIIFLPNIQFDAIHALTGIISLDIMGLILRWQMFDHAAHLGGTLFGIS, from the exons ATGATAATATCACAGAATAGATTgtggttttattatatagtaag tattaagtcAGCTGTTCAGCTGCGGAAATTATCAGTGCCTGCTCATACTCTCCTTGCAAGGAGAACATTCAATCGgccaaatcataatttaaagagATTTCAAAGTCAATCAAATTCTCTTTTAGGACCatctttattttgtatatct GTTTGCACTGGTACTGTTGTGTTAGCATCTATTATTCAATATGAACGACTTCATGTTAGTGTTAAGCAAATCAGTGCCTTTGAATTTTACAGAAATGCCATTAAAGGAAATGATGAG agTCTTATTtccaagttaaaaaataatatcaataaactaaaactatCAGAGAAAGTATTTGgtaccatatttttattaaatgccaTTGTTTTACTTGCATGGCAAGTACCTCAATGGCAACATATCatgatcaaatattttatgactgaTGCACTTGCTA gaaaAATTCCTGTGTCGTCACTGCTTCTAAGTGCATTCAGCCACAGTTCTCCAgtacatttcttttttaatatgtatgctctttatacattttgtcaag GTGTGATCCAGCCATGGGGTGATATGGGACCTGAAGAATTTACTGCAATGTATATAAGTGGTTGTGTTGTTTCATCATTGGCTAGTATTATGTTTAGACGAAGCTTTAAAGTTCCAGGAAATAGTTTAGGTGCT TCTGGTGCTATATTATCGGTTGTTGGATACTTTTCATTATCTCATCCTGATCAaaaattgagtataatatttttaccaaatattcaatttgatGCAATTCAT GCATTAACTGGTATAATATCGTTAGACATAATGGGATTAATTTTGAGGTGGCAAATGTTCGACCATGCAGCTCATTTAGGAGGAACATTATTTGGAAT ATCATAG
- the LOC114132751 gene encoding protein Rae1 isoform X1, whose protein sequence is MLGGGLFSNKPVAAPTNPNKDFEVTQPPDDTISAMAFSPATMQQNFLVAGSWDNSVRCWEVEQSGKTVPKSMQSMTMPILDVCWSDDGTKVFMASCDKQVKCWDLGSNQTVQVAAHDAPIKTCHWVKAPSYTCIMTGSWDKTLKFWDVRSSVPMMTINLPERAYCADVDYPMAVVGTASRGIVVYKLEGKPEMVKTVDSPLKYQHRCVAIFRDKKKQSPTGFGLGSVEGRVAIHYIQPQSSKDNFTFKCHRQNNSGTMNVQDIYAVNDIKFHPVHGTLATVGSDASFAYWDKDARTKLKSSETLDQPITKCCFNSNGQIFAYSTGYDWSKVCILGHEYNNPAKKPQIFLKPCFEDLKPKSST, encoded by the exons ATGTTGGGTGGTGGTCTATTTTCCAATAAGCCAGTGGCAGCGCCCACAAACCCTAATAAAGATTTTGAAGTCACTCAGCCTCCAGATGACACTATTTCAGCAATGGCATTTAGTCCGGCCACAATGCAGCAAAATTTTCTAGTTGCTGGTAGTTGGGACAATAGT gtacGTTGTTGGGAAGTTGAACAGAGCGGCAAAACTGTACCAAAATCCATGCAGTCAATGACTATGCCAATTTTAGATGTCTGTTGGAGTGATGATGGCACTAAAGTTTTCATGGCGTCTTGTGATAAACAAGTAAAATGCTGGGATTTAGGAAGCAATCAAACAGTGCAAGTAGCAGCTCATGATGCACCTATTAAGACCTGTCATTGGGTTAAAGCTCCTTCTTACACTTGTATCATGACTGGCTCGTGGGATAAAACGTTAAAG ttTTGGGATGTTAGAAGTTCAGTTCCCATGATGACCATTAATCTACCAGAAAGAGCTTATTGTGCTGATGTG gaTTATCCTATGGCAGTTGTTGGTACAGCATCAAGGGgtatagttgtatataaaCTAGAAGGAAAACCTGAAATGGTAAAAACTGTAGACTCTCCTCTTAAATATCAACATCGTTGTGTTGCTATATTCAGagataagaaaaaacaatCCCCTACTG gttttgGTTTGGGAAGTGTCGAGGGACGTGTAGCTATTCATTATATACAACCACAGAGCTCGAAagacaattttacatttaaatgtcaTCGTCAAAATAATTCTGGAACAATGAATGTTCAAGACATTTATGCT gtTAATGATATCAAGTTTCATCCAGTACATGGTACATTAGCAACTGTGGGTTCTGATGCTTCATTTGCTTATTGGGATAAGGATGCACGTACAAAATTGAAGTCTTCTGAGACACTTGATCAACCAATCACAAAGTGTTGTTTTAATAGCAATGGTCAAATATTTGCTTACAGTACTGGATATGACTGGTCAAAAGTTTGTATAtta GGTCATGAGTATAATAATCCAGCTAAAAAGCCTCAGATATTCTTAAAACCATGCTTCGAGGATCTTAAACCAAAGAGTAGTACTTAg
- the LOC114132751 gene encoding protein Rae1 isoform X2, which yields MLGGGLFSNKPVAAPTNPNKDFEVTQPPDDTISAMAFSPATMQQNFLVAGSWDNSVRCWEVEQSGKTVPKSMQSMTMPILDVCWSDDGTKVFMASCDKQVKCWDLGSNQTVQVAAHDAPIKTCHWVKAPSYTCIMTGSWDKTLKFWDVRSSVPMMTINLPERAYCADVDYPMAVVGTASRGIVVYKLEGKPEMVKTVDSPLKYQHRCVAIFRDKKKQSPTGFGLGSVEGRVAIHYIQPQSSKDNFTFKCHRQNNSGTMNVQDIYAVNDIKFHPVHGTLATVGSDASFAYWDKDARTKLKSSETLDQPITKCCFNSNGQIFAYSTGYDWSKGHEYNNPAKKPQIFLKPCFEDLKPKSST from the exons ATGTTGGGTGGTGGTCTATTTTCCAATAAGCCAGTGGCAGCGCCCACAAACCCTAATAAAGATTTTGAAGTCACTCAGCCTCCAGATGACACTATTTCAGCAATGGCATTTAGTCCGGCCACAATGCAGCAAAATTTTCTAGTTGCTGGTAGTTGGGACAATAGT gtacGTTGTTGGGAAGTTGAACAGAGCGGCAAAACTGTACCAAAATCCATGCAGTCAATGACTATGCCAATTTTAGATGTCTGTTGGAGTGATGATGGCACTAAAGTTTTCATGGCGTCTTGTGATAAACAAGTAAAATGCTGGGATTTAGGAAGCAATCAAACAGTGCAAGTAGCAGCTCATGATGCACCTATTAAGACCTGTCATTGGGTTAAAGCTCCTTCTTACACTTGTATCATGACTGGCTCGTGGGATAAAACGTTAAAG ttTTGGGATGTTAGAAGTTCAGTTCCCATGATGACCATTAATCTACCAGAAAGAGCTTATTGTGCTGATGTG gaTTATCCTATGGCAGTTGTTGGTACAGCATCAAGGGgtatagttgtatataaaCTAGAAGGAAAACCTGAAATGGTAAAAACTGTAGACTCTCCTCTTAAATATCAACATCGTTGTGTTGCTATATTCAGagataagaaaaaacaatCCCCTACTG gttttgGTTTGGGAAGTGTCGAGGGACGTGTAGCTATTCATTATATACAACCACAGAGCTCGAAagacaattttacatttaaatgtcaTCGTCAAAATAATTCTGGAACAATGAATGTTCAAGACATTTATGCT gtTAATGATATCAAGTTTCATCCAGTACATGGTACATTAGCAACTGTGGGTTCTGATGCTTCATTTGCTTATTGGGATAAGGATGCACGTACAAAATTGAAGTCTTCTGAGACACTTGATCAACCAATCACAAAGTGTTGTTTTAATAGCAATGGTCAAATATTTGCTTACAGTACTGGATATGACTGGTCAAAA GGTCATGAGTATAATAATCCAGCTAAAAAGCCTCAGATATTCTTAAAACCATGCTTCGAGGATCTTAAACCAAAGAGTAGTACTTAg